In one Diabrotica virgifera virgifera chromosome 7, PGI_DIABVI_V3a genomic region, the following are encoded:
- the LOC126888624 gene encoding golgin subfamily A member 6-like protein 4 produces MNSFERELVRRHDRQQKMNRSTVAKQSTLVEEEIKEYSENEEEQIGEKQSQEEEVDNIKEGWQSIEESVLATIFLDEYQDGEIINNKKRKAESIERINDLKRERLEETIRFPNESKQEKINRKLEELNAKLEEMFNKLSEQLKEKVEMDTDVKKLIGIIKSTNNEKEEDSTNKKTSNELKCDHCKLKVEQERQKQEQEKIKRALNMGRGKKLL; encoded by the coding sequence ATGAATAGTTTTGAGAGGGAACTTGTAAGAAGACACGATCGGCAACAAAAAATGAATAGGTCAACTGTTGCAAAGCAGTCGACATTAGTAGAGGAGGAAATTAAAGAATATAGTGAAAACGAGGAAGAACAGATAGGGGAGAAACAATCACAGGAAGAAGAAGTAGACAACATTAAAGAAGGATGGCAGAGTATCGAAGAAAGTGTGCTGGCGACAATCTTCCTGGATGAATATCAGGATGGGGAGATCATAAACAACAAAAAAAGGAAAGCTGAAAGCATAGAGAGGATAAATGACCTCAAGAGGGAAAGGCTGGAGGAGACCATACGGTTTCCAAATGAATccaaacaagaaaaaataaataggAAATTGGAGGAATTAAATGCAAAACTCGAAGAAATGTTCAATAAATTAAGCGAGCAGCTTAAAGAAAAGGTGGAGATGGACACCGATGTAAAAAAATTGATAGGGATTATAAAATCCACCAACAACGAAAAGGAGGAGGATAGtacaaacaaaaaaacatcaaacgAATTAAAATGTGACCACTGTAAATTAAAAGTGGAGCAAGAGAGGCAGAAACAAGAACAAGAAAAAATCAAAAGGGCCTTAAATATGGGGAGAGGGAAAAAACTTTTATGA